In Candidatus Binatia bacterium, a single window of DNA contains:
- a CDS encoding PAS domain S-box protein, with the protein MTYAVAAIVCGLALWVKLLVGPVVLPGPFSTFLPAVLLAAWAGGIGPGVLATAVSTILALGFVLPAVPMPGGSGWTVILQVATFVATGSVASALVGALRSSRQRLSVTEDLTRINRLLREEVTERRAAEAALRESEDRFATAFENAPSGLALVRLTGQTGLTWTNRAFRELIGHEDNALFDRPFAEVIYVDDRPAAMEDLRRLVTGEVNSYRTERRLVHRSGRVFWAHVSVAIVRREDGTPIYFISQIDDIGARKQAETALRESEEKYRDLVENINDVLFAIDRDGVFTYVSPTIRQITGFHPEEVVGRHFSEFVLPQYAPALAAEMREMAAGGAAVPAEFEVHQRSGGSLWVNSLSRPIHVDGTVVGFRGRMSDISARKLAEEALRESEGKFRSLAESTAATIFIQQGNRLAYVNPAAEALTGYSAEELLQIDFWELFDPRFREQVMVRSALRFSGANVPARAIAKIVRRDGQPRWVDFTLTRIEYEGRVAVLGTAIDITERKAAEREARQRQAELAHVLRVGTMDEMAASLAHELNQPLQAMVNFATGCLRRIERGKAVAAELVDPLNQIAKEALRAGEIVRRIRRFVRKAPARRELVDINELVGEATRLFEPEGAAEGATLDVRVERGLPAVEVDSIQIQQVILNLLRNALEAMSSTPAGERVLRVETGVDEGTGGVCVRVIDKGRGFAPEHGELLFEPFYTTKPQGLGMGLSISRSIVEAHGGRLFGLPRPDGGAEFGFVLTVRNQRGATYAA; encoded by the coding sequence TGTTACCCGCCGTGCCGATGCCGGGCGGATCGGGATGGACGGTCATCCTGCAAGTGGCGACATTCGTGGCGACCGGGTCAGTCGCGAGTGCGCTGGTGGGAGCGCTCCGGTCCTCGCGGCAGCGTCTGAGCGTCACCGAAGATCTTACGCGCATCAACCGGCTCCTACGCGAAGAGGTCACCGAGCGGCGCGCGGCCGAAGCCGCCCTGCGCGAGAGCGAGGATCGGTTCGCCACTGCGTTCGAGAACGCTCCCTCCGGCCTGGCGCTGGTACGATTGACCGGACAAACGGGGCTAACGTGGACCAATCGTGCCTTCCGGGAGTTGATCGGGCATGAAGACAATGCGCTCTTCGATCGCCCGTTCGCGGAAGTAATCTACGTCGACGATCGGCCGGCGGCGATGGAGGACCTCCGGCGCCTGGTGACGGGCGAGGTGAACTCGTATCGGACCGAGCGCCGGCTGGTTCATCGGTCCGGCCGGGTTTTCTGGGCGCACGTGAGCGTCGCCATTGTCCGGCGAGAAGACGGCACACCGATCTACTTCATCTCCCAGATCGACGACATCGGCGCCCGCAAGCAAGCCGAGACCGCCCTGCGCGAATCGGAGGAGAAGTACCGGGACCTGGTGGAGAACATCAACGACGTGCTCTTCGCGATCGATCGCGATGGCGTGTTTACGTACGTGAGCCCGACCATCCGGCAGATTACAGGGTTCCATCCCGAGGAGGTCGTCGGCCGGCATTTCTCGGAGTTCGTGCTGCCGCAATACGCCCCGGCCCTGGCAGCGGAGATGCGGGAAATGGCGGCGGGCGGTGCGGCGGTGCCGGCCGAGTTCGAGGTGCACCAGCGCTCCGGGGGCTCGCTCTGGGTAAATTCGCTCAGCCGCCCGATTCACGTGGATGGGACGGTCGTCGGCTTCCGGGGGCGGATGTCCGACATCAGTGCCCGCAAGCTGGCGGAGGAGGCGCTGCGAGAAAGCGAAGGGAAGTTTCGCAGCCTTGCGGAGAGCACCGCCGCAACGATCTTCATCCAGCAGGGCAATCGGTTGGCATACGTAAACCCGGCGGCCGAGGCGCTCACGGGGTACTCTGCCGAGGAGCTCCTGCAAATCGATTTCTGGGAGCTCTTCGATCCCCGCTTCCGCGAGCAAGTGATGGTTCGCAGTGCCTTGCGATTCAGCGGCGCCAATGTGCCCGCGCGAGCGATCGCGAAGATCGTTCGGCGCGACGGGCAGCCCCGTTGGGTCGATTTCACTCTGACGCGCATAGAATACGAGGGCCGGGTTGCCGTGCTGGGAACGGCCATCGACATCACCGAGCGTAAGGCCGCGGAACGCGAAGCGCGGCAGCGCCAGGCCGAACTGGCGCACGTGCTACGGGTCGGCACAATGGACGAAATGGCCGCTTCTCTGGCCCACGAGCTTAATCAACCGCTGCAGGCAATGGTCAATTTCGCAACCGGATGTCTGCGCCGTATCGAGCGAGGGAAAGCGGTCGCGGCCGAACTGGTCGATCCGCTGAACCAGATCGCTAAGGAGGCGCTGCGCGCCGGAGAGATCGTCCGCCGCATCCGTCGCTTCGTGCGCAAGGCGCCGGCGCGGCGCGAACTGGTCGACATCAACGAGCTGGTCGGCGAAGCCACCCGCCTCTTCGAGCCCGAGGGTGCGGCGGAAGGTGCGACCCTCGACGTCAGGGTCGAACGCGGCCTGCCGGCGGTGGAAGTGGACTCGATCCAGATCCAACAGGTGATCCTGAATCTGTTGCGCAATGCCCTCGAGGCAATGTCGTCGACCCCGGCAGGGGAGCGCGTGCTACGCGTCGAGACGGGCGTGGACGAGGGCACCGGCGGCGTGTGCGTGCGCGTAATCGACAAGGGAAGGGGATTCGCGCCGGAGCACGGGGAGCTGCTGTTCGAGCCTTTCTACACCACCAAACCGCAGGGGCTCGGCATGGGACTGTCGATCAGTCGTTCGATCGTCGAGGCGCACGGCGGACGGCTGTTCGGGCTTCCCCGGCCGGACGGCGGAGCGGAGTTCGGCTTTGTGCTGACCGTCCGCAACCAGCGCGGGGCGACATATGCAGCGTGA
- a CDS encoding response regulator, with amino-acid sequence MQREPAESPLPTVFIVDDDAAIRRSLRFLIESSGLSAETYGTAEEFLEIYDPERPGCLILDVRMPGMSGLQLQEELSKRQGTLPIIVVTGYAEVPMAVKALQRGARDFIEKPFSDQMLLERVMDAIATDLEQRRRQQERRAAVARLNLLTDRERQVLGGLISGKANKVMAEELGLGIKTVEAHRARLMRKLGVSSLADALRLTLLAGWDAGKP; translated from the coding sequence ATGCAGCGTGAGCCGGCCGAATCGCCGCTACCGACGGTGTTCATCGTGGACGACGACGCCGCCATCCGGCGGTCGCTGCGGTTCCTGATCGAATCGAGCGGTTTATCGGCGGAGACCTACGGCACCGCCGAGGAATTCCTCGAGATATACGACCCGGAGCGTCCCGGCTGCCTGATCCTGGACGTTCGAATGCCCGGCATGAGCGGCCTGCAACTGCAGGAAGAGCTGTCCAAACGGCAGGGCACACTGCCCATCATCGTCGTTACCGGCTATGCCGAAGTGCCCATGGCCGTGAAGGCACTGCAAAGAGGCGCACGCGACTTCATCGAGAAGCCCTTCAGCGACCAGATGTTGCTCGAAAGGGTTATGGATGCCATCGCCACCGACCTCGAACAGCGGCGACGGCAACAGGAAAGACGGGCCGCGGTTGCGCGGCTCAACCTCTTGACAGACCGCGAGCGACAGGTGCTCGGCGGACTGATCTCGGGCAAAGCCAACAAGGTGATGGCGGAGGAACTCGGTCTGGGCATTAAGACCGTCGAGGCGCACCGGGCACGATTGATGAGGAAGCTCGGGGTTAGTTCGCTCGCCGACGCGCTCCGGCTAACCTTGCTGGCCGGCTGGGACGCGGGCAAACCCTGA